One window of the Cryptomeria japonica chromosome 7, Sugi_1.0, whole genome shotgun sequence genome contains the following:
- the LOC131068960 gene encoding gamma-humulene synthase, producing MASLKGNKTCSSSIPDRSLNLWDDDFVQSMETPYEGSEYRERVETLVNEVKMLLKEMQTQDCSLIKGLEMVEMVDALQCLGIDRYFKAEIKEALDYVYRCWDESVGLGLQCESITRNLNATALGLRLLRLHHYDV from the exons ATGGCAAGTTTGAAAGGAAACAAGACGTGTTCTTCTTCTATTCCAGATAGGTCTCTCAATCTCTGGGATGACGATTTTGTGCAATCTATGGAAACACCCTACGAG GGATCTGAATACCGCGAACGTGTGGAAACACTGGTGAATGAAGTGAAAATGTTGTtaaaagaaatgcagactcaaGATTGTAGTCTCATCAAGGGGCTTGAGATGGTTGAGATGGTTGATGCATTGCAATGTCTTGGAATAGATCGATATTTTAAGGCTGAGATAAAAGAGGCTCTTGATTACGTTTATCG ATGTTGGGATGAAAGTGTGGGCTTAGGATTACAATGCGAAAGTATTACCAGGAATTTGAATGCCACAGCTTTAGGACTCAGATTACTTAGACTCCATCATTATGATGTCTGA